A region from the Hydrogenimonas sp. genome encodes:
- a CDS encoding putative Fe-S oxidoreductase, whose translation MTPSRYRTIFGPIPSRRFGISLGIDLSPGEKQCNYDCLYCELAASKPVEIIKNPPSVDEVINELKQALEEHPDIDVITITANGEPTLYPYLNELIERINEIKNGYKTLILTNASTIDDPKIQKALSKLDIVKLSLDCATAECFRKLDRPISSVDLKRVIEGIRSFRERFKGSMVIEILMVPKINTTEVEIEALNKTLLSLKPDRIDLGTVDRPPAYPIEPLGFKELHEIAEKFDPKLPVHIASRHKTKEAKSAFSDEEILETLQKRPLTMDDIEALMDEESLKRFKRLLESGKIETRKLGGLLFYGTGFSKQKQKTS comes from the coding sequence GTGACACCCTCCAGATACAGGACCATCTTCGGTCCTATCCCCTCCAGACGTTTCGGCATCTCCCTTGGCATAGACCTAAGCCCGGGGGAGAAGCAGTGTAACTACGACTGCCTCTACTGCGAACTCGCCGCATCGAAACCGGTAGAGATCATAAAGAACCCGCCGAGCGTGGACGAGGTGATAAACGAGCTGAAGCAGGCCCTCGAAGAGCACCCCGATATAGACGTCATAACGATAACGGCAAACGGAGAACCGACCCTCTACCCGTATCTCAACGAGCTCATAGAGCGCATAAACGAGATAAAAAACGGCTACAAAACCCTCATACTGACAAATGCATCGACAATAGACGACCCCAAGATACAAAAAGCCCTCTCGAAGCTCGATATAGTAAAGCTCTCACTCGACTGCGCCACCGCGGAGTGCTTCAGAAAACTGGACAGACCCATATCCAGTGTCGATCTGAAGAGAGTTATCGAAGGGATAAGGAGCTTCAGAGAGAGGTTCAAAGGAAGTATGGTCATAGAGATCCTGATGGTACCAAAAATAAACACTACGGAGGTCGAGATAGAGGCACTCAACAAAACCCTGCTTTCGCTCAAACCGGACCGTATAGACCTCGGTACGGTAGACAGACCGCCCGCATATCCCATAGAACCTCTCGGCTTCAAAGAGCTTCATGAAATAGCAGAGAAGTTCGACCCGAAACTCCCCGTACACATAGCGAGCCGCCATAAAACGAAAGAGGCCAAAAGCGCCTTCAGCGACGAAGAGATACTCGAGACCCTGCAGAAACGCCCCCTGACGATGGACGATATAGAGGCACTGATGGACGAAGAGAGCCTCAAGCGCTTCAAACGCCTGCTCGAGAGCGGAAAAATAGAGACCCGAAAGCTCGGCGGCCTCCTCTTCTACGGCACCGGATTTTCAAAACAGAAACAAAAAACCTCTTGA
- a CDS encoding ATPase component BioM of energizing module of biotin ECF transporter translates to MIEKLFRKQEYIYKKIENITYKRYFFDIVDFSERLIGLIGARGIGKTTFLLQYLNSLDLPDTKKLYFSVDSIVASNMKLFDVAEDFYNLGGKVLVIDEIHKYKDFEIELKEIYDFLDLQVIFSGSSAIVIEHKKGDLSRRAVVYRLKGLSFREFLELKLDKKFERWSLEEILSDHLEIARDICKEIKLLEHFKEYLKFGYYPFYFENRNSYCLKIEETINAVIESDLPIIFNIEPSNIHKLKQLVAYLCTSKPFKLNLTALSQKIGINRKTLYQYIYYLTLGNIFTRLEAKSKGDTIFSKPAKLYLNNPNLNNCYCQESETGTIREEFFLNMLSINHKILYPKEGDFLLDGKYLFEIGGKNKSFKQIKDIANSYIAADDIETGFGNKIPLWLFGFLY, encoded by the coding sequence ATGATTGAGAAGCTTTTTAGAAAACAGGAGTATATTTATAAAAAAATCGAAAATATCACCTACAAAAGGTATTTCTTCGATATTGTAGATTTTAGTGAAAGACTTATAGGTTTGATCGGGGCGAGGGGAATAGGAAAGACCACTTTTCTTTTGCAGTATTTGAACTCTCTCGATCTGCCGGATACGAAAAAACTCTACTTCAGTGTCGACAGCATCGTAGCCAGCAATATGAAGCTTTTCGATGTGGCGGAAGATTTCTATAACCTTGGCGGTAAAGTATTGGTAATTGATGAGATACATAAATACAAAGATTTCGAGATAGAGCTAAAAGAGATATATGACTTTTTGGATCTGCAAGTCATCTTCAGCGGTAGCAGCGCCATTGTCATAGAGCACAAAAAAGGAGATCTTAGCAGGAGGGCTGTCGTTTACAGGCTCAAGGGGCTCAGCTTTAGAGAGTTTTTAGAGTTGAAATTGGACAAAAAATTTGAACGGTGGAGTTTGGAAGAGATACTCTCAGACCATTTGGAGATTGCAAGAGACATTTGCAAAGAGATCAAGCTGTTAGAACACTTTAAAGAGTATCTGAAATTCGGCTATTATCCATTCTATTTCGAAAACAGAAACAGCTATTGCCTAAAAATAGAAGAGACCATCAATGCAGTCATAGAGAGCGACTTGCCGATAATCTTCAACATCGAACCGTCAAATATTCACAAACTAAAGCAACTGGTTGCGTATCTTTGCACTTCAAAGCCGTTCAAACTCAATTTGACGGCTCTTTCGCAAAAGATAGGGATCAACAGAAAAACGCTTTATCAGTATATCTATTACTTGACTTTGGGAAACATTTTTACACGGCTGGAAGCCAAAAGCAAAGGTGACACAATTTTCAGCAAACCGGCAAAACTCTATCTGAACAATCCAAACTTGAACAATTGCTACTGTCAAGAGAGTGAAACGGGAACGATTAGAGAAGAGTTCTTTTTAAATATGCTGAGCATAAATCATAAAATTTTGTATCCCAAAGAGGGTGATTTTTTACTTGACGGCAAATATCTCTTTGAAATCGGCGGAAAAAACAAAAGCTTCAAACAGATAAAAGATATAGCAAACAGCTATATAGCAGCAGATGATATCGAGACCGGCTTTGGCAATAAAATACCTCTTTGGCTATTTGGGTTTTTGTATTAA
- a CDS encoding phage tail length tape-measure protein, which translates to MSIKTMGLSIVLGMSAAGVELAAGRAIKSIDKIGSTVSRLKNRRLKLIEDNIDVKKASDRLSTLQKTIDALYKKRSAIKIKLSTAKSQDEIDALKRKLAETGRKISGLNAHKIKVADRLKQARLEAERTDRSIAKIGKTIESINRYKLAIDANLRKRAELKSTISDKIALGITVAAPLKFAVDFESAMARVKALSGATDEQLKALSDTARKLGATTVFSASEAAEGMQYLAKV; encoded by the coding sequence ATGTCGATAAAAACGATGGGGCTTTCCATAGTTTTGGGAATGAGTGCCGCGGGTGTCGAGCTTGCGGCAGGGCGTGCGATAAAAAGTATCGATAAAATCGGCTCGACCGTTTCCAGGCTGAAGAATAGGCGTTTGAAGCTGATTGAGGATAATATCGATGTCAAGAAAGCCTCCGACAGACTCTCGACGCTACAAAAGACCATCGACGCGCTTTACAAAAAACGATCCGCTATCAAAATCAAACTCTCCACAGCGAAGTCTCAGGATGAAATAGACGCGCTCAAGCGCAAACTCGCAGAAACCGGCAGAAAAATCAGCGGGCTGAACGCACACAAGATCAAAGTGGCCGACCGGCTCAAACAAGCGCGGCTTGAAGCCGAAAGAACCGATAGAAGTATTGCGAAAATCGGCAAAACGATCGAAAGCATCAATCGGTATAAACTTGCCATCGACGCGAATCTTCGAAAGCGCGCCGAACTCAAAAGTACCATAAGCGACAAAATAGCCCTTGGCATCACGGTAGCCGCCCCGCTGAAATTCGCCGTGGATTTCGAAAGCGCGATGGCGCGCGTGAAGGCGCTAAGCGGTGCGACGGACGAACAGCTCAAAGCACTCTCAGATACCGCGAGAAAACTGGGGGCCACCACGGTATTCAGCGCATCCGAAGCGGCGGAGGGGATGCAGTACCTCGCCAAGGTATAG